CAGTTTCACGACGGCACGCCCCTGACCGCGGACCAGGTCGTTCACGCGCTCACGGCCGCGACCCGCGCCGTGCCCAAACCCCGCATTCTCGATGGGGTCACCCTGAAGGCAGAAGAGACCGGACCGCACGCGGTCCTGGTCCGCACCCAGCTTCCCGATCCCCTGCTGCCCAACCGCCTGTCCAGCCCTCAGCTGGCCATCCTGGCCCGCAAAGCCTACGGGCCGGACGGTCAGGTCAACCCCACCGGGGCCGGCACGGGACCGTTCGTGCTGACTGACATCCAGGGCACCACCAGCGCGCACCTCGACCGGTTCGACCGCTACTGGGGTGAGCAAGCCCGGGTGGCCGGCATCGACGCGGACTACGTGCCGGACGGAACCGCCCGCGCCGCGGCCCTGCGCACCGGAACCGCCGATGTGGTGGAAGCCCTTCCCGTCTCGCAGGTGGCCCTGCTGCCTCCCGCGCTGGTGCATGAAGTGCCCATGCCCCGCACGAACACGCTCTATTTGAACACCACCACCGGACCCCTCAAAGACGCATCCCTCCGGGCGGCCATCCGGGACGCCGTGAACCGCACCTCGCTGGTCAACACCGTGTACGAGGGACGTGCGGACGTCGCCCAGGGCCTGCTGGGACCGGCCCTGCCGTGGGCTGCAACCCTCCGCACTCCAGTTAAATCTCCCACAGTCCGCGCCGTTCCACAGGGCGAAGAGATCACGCTGGCCACCTTCTCGGACCGCGCCGAACTCCCGGAAGTCGCCGTCCTGCTCGCGCAACAGCTGACCCAGGCCGGGTTCACCGTCAGGCAGGACGTCCGGCAGTACGCGCAGATCGAAGCGGACGCGCTGGCCGGCTGGTTTGACGCGTTCATCCTCTCGCGGGCCACGGTGCTCGACTCCGGGGATCCCGTGGCATACATGACCAGCGACTTCTCCTGCGCCGGCTCCTTCAACATCGCGCAATTGTGCGACCCGGCCGTGGAGGCCGCCCTGAAACGCGCCGCGGCTGCCCTTCCCGGACCGGACCGGCGTGCAGCCATCATGGCCGCGGAGGCCGCCATCCTACGCACCAATGCCGCCGTTCCGCTGCTGCATGAACGCGTGATTCAGGGGGAGGCCGCACGCGTCGACGCGGCCGAACGTGACCCGCGCGAGCGGCGCCTGCTGACCGGACAGACGAGCCTTTCGGCCGATGAATAGCCGCTCCCTCCTGGAGACGGGACCAACCTTCCTCCCGACGGTGTCCCGGGTGGTTACAGTCCTCGCGCTGCTGATCCTGGTAGGGCTGCTGCCATGGTTGTCCGGGCGTGACCCCGCGCTCAGCATCCTCCGCGCCCGGTCCGGGGAGCAGGACGCGACCCCTGAAGCCCTGAACGCCATCCGCATCCAGCTGGGCCTTGATCTCGGCCCGGCCGAGCAGCTTGGGCGCTACGTCCAGGGCTGGCTGCATGGGGATCCCGGCACGTCATGGATCTCCGGGGCGCCGGTGCTGCCCGGGCTGCTGACAGCCCTGGGCACCTCCCTCACCCTGATGACGTTCGCCTTGATGGTGGCCCTGGTCATCACCCTCCTGGTGTGCCTCCCCACCCTCCAGGCCGGCCTGAACGGCCGGGTGCGACGTTCCGGCGGCGTGGGCGGCGTGACGATGACGGCCCTGCCGGAGTTTCTGCTCGCGTCGCTCCTGCTGGTGGTGTTCGCGGTGGGTCTCAACTGGTTTCCTGCCTATGGGTGGCGCGGTATCGAGTACGCGGTCCTGCCTACGCTGGCGCTGGGGGTTCCGGCTGGCGGGTACCTGGGCCGGCTGTTCACGGATGGCCTTCAAGCCGCGTTCCGTGAACGCTGGGTGGCCACGTGGGTGGTCGCGGGCTTCTCCCGGGCGCAGATCGCCGCGGCAGTCCTGCGCCGCGCCGCGCCTGGCCTCCTTCCGCAGCTGGGCCTGGTGATGGTGGGCCTGACGGGCGGGGCGGTGGCGGTCGAGCAGGTGTTCGCCATTCCCGGGGTGGGCCGGGCCACCCTCAACGCGGCGGTCGCCCAGGACCTGCCCGCCTTGCAGACCGGTGTCCTGCTGTTGCTGCTGCTGGCAGTGACGTTCGGCAGTGTGGCGCAGGCCGGGCGGCTCCTGCTCCTGGGCCGCGCCCTGCGACTGGGCAGCCTGCCCGTGCCCGCGCGCGAGGACGCCCCCATCCCCCGCCACGCATGGCTCCTGCCAGGAACCGCGGCCGCGCTGCTGCTGCTCCTGGTGATGGTCGGCCTGCCCCGCGATCCCTACACGTCAGCGTTTGACCGCCTGCAATTCCCCATGCCCGGCCTGCCCCTGGGCGCGGACGGCACGGGCCGGGACGTGCTGGCTCGGGTCGCTCACGGGGCCATATCCACTGCCGGCCTGGCCTTCCTGGTGGTGGGGCTGTCGCTCGTCATGGGCGTAGTTCTGGGTCTCGCCTCCCGGATCACCATCGGCTTGATTGAGGTTGCCAATGCCCTGCCACCCGTCCTGGTTGGCCTGCTGGTGACCGCACTGGTCGGTCCCAGTGCGAGCGGCGCGGTCCTCGCTGTGGCGGCCGTGGCGTGGGCCCCGCTGGCCGCGCACACCGCCGCCCTGACCGCGGACGTGCAGGCGCAGCCCCACGTCCGCCTTGCCCCGATGCTCGGTGTGGGCCCGGTCCGGCAACTGACCCACCTGGTGCTGCCCGCCGTGATGGGTCCCGTGCTGCGCCATGCCCTGCTGCGCCTGCCGGGGATTGCCCTGTCCCTGGCTGCCCTGGGGTTCCTGGGGCTGGGTTCCAGACCCCCCGCGCCCGAATGGGGTCTCGTTCTCGCAGAAGGTCTGCCTTACCTGGAACGGGCACCCTGGGCGGTCCTGACCCCCGTGGTCGCCCTCCTACTGCTGTCCGTGCTCGCCGTCAGCCTGTCGTCCCTCTCTCGAGGTCGCGCACCCGGGGAGGTACCCTCGGCAGACTGATGGGTCAGCCGCATCACCACCTTGCAGGCAGGGATGGCGAATGTCAGGTGCGTCGCCGCAGCCAGGACGGCGCGCCACCTCCTGAGGCGGGCAATCCGGCCCAGCAGCGTGCACGTCGCCTGCGCCGCAATCAGGTTGGCCAGCATACTCGCCGTCTACCCAGCCGGGCGACACGCTCAGCACTTGAATCTCCGGCGCCAGGGCGTGGGCCAAGGACCGGGTCATCGGTCCCCGGTAGGGTTCGCATGAATCCACAAGGGCATACGTGCCCATGTCTTCTCCCCGTGCTCACCTCCCTGATGAGCACCGGCCCGTGCACCAAAGCTACGCGGCAATGAACCGGCCGCTGTGTGCGGGGTGAGGTGCCCCACCCCCACTCTCTTGTCGATGTTCCGGCCGGGCCACGCCATCGCAGTGATATTCACGGCCGTCGCGACCATCAGTGAGCTGGCAACGTGGGACAGGGTCCATTCCAGCTAATAAGGTCAGTCGTGCGTGAGCCAATGGTGCAGGTCGCCGCTAATCTCCACGCTGATCTGCGGCCTGTGGGGATCGCACCACGTGTATGCGTGAAGGGTGTACTCGCGGCCGTCATCCAGGGTGCCGGTCTCGGTGCAGCGCTGGTCCGAAAGCTGAGGCGCACGCGGCGGCCGTGGCAATGGCAGGGCGAGGCGGTCGAACACGGCGCACCGCCAGTCGGCCCACGCGTGTTCCATTAGCCGCCGGGACGTGGACAGGTACGTTCGGAGGGTGGTGTCCTCCATGCCGTCCAGTCGACCACGGAGAACGCTGAAAGCAAACTCGTTTCGTGTTGCCAGTGGCTCACTGAGCACCACCAGGCTGTATGGGCCGTCCACCGTTGGCCTCAGTTGAGAGAGGACGTAACGGTACGCGAGCCAGTCAGGAAAATCAGTGAGTATGATGTCGCCGTCATGATCCGGACGCCGCAGGACGATCAGGCCGTTTGCGCCGTGATGGCCAAGGAGGTCGCCCTCATGGCTATGAAACGCGCGGTAGCCGCAGCGGCCGCACAGCTGTTCCGTATGGGTAGCGTGCGTAGTCACCGAGGTCGCCGCCTCGTCGCAGGTGTTGTGGAACCAACCGGGGGTATCGACCAAGCGGGGTGTAGCAGCCGGGGGGCGTGCGCCGGCGCGGGCGAGTTCCTGGTGGATCAGGGTGAGGTTGGCAGAGAGGATGTGCAGGGTCATTGCGTGGATTCATGACATCACGATTTCGCGCTGGGCCAGGCTGTTTTTTCCTCGTGAGAGATTCCGGTATTCCAGTTCATGAACAGGCCAAAACCCGGCTGCGAACAGGTGTCGCTGATGGGAAGGCGAGCTGTTCGTCACCAGTTCTGATGAAAAAACGCCTTAGACGGTTCCGTCTGGGCCGGGACTGAAACAGCCCCGCGTGGGCGGGGCCGGGGAAGACGTTCAGGGTCGAGGCGTCACCTCAAATCTGGGACAGGTTCATCGACTGAGCTCGTACACCTGCCTCCCGTCAACCATGCGCACCACCCCGATCCACTCATAGGACGACATGTTGCGCGCCAACGCATCCGCCGCCGCCTGCGCAGCGCTCAGCGTCATGAACTCCTGATTGAACCAGGGTTTGCCGTCCACGGTCAGCTGGAAGTGGCTGGCTTCGCACGCCTCCACGTAAGCAACTGCGGCAGCAATGGCGTCCTGAAGAGCCTCACCAGCGGCTGGGAAGTCGGCGTATGCGCCCTGCCCCCCGATCGAATTCGTCAGGTGAGCAGAAAAGGCGGTGCGCGCGGGCACGAACCACTGAGGGCCATAACCGCAAGTGGTCAGGGTATAAACCATCTGCCCGTACCGCAGATGCCAAGCGTTCGGCCGGGTTTCGTGAGGGAACTCGTACTGCTTGTAGTCACCCACGATAACGCAAGATCCTGGCGTGTTCAGGTGCTCGCTGCCGCGTTTGATCGTAATCATGACGTGCTCCTTGTGAATGCTGCTGGGGTGGCTGAAGCGATCATGTGCCCCAGCACGCTCCGCAGAGTTTTGTTCCGGGCGTCTCGGTGGACAGACCCGGGCCGATGTCGGGAACCGCAAACACAATGCGGATCAGTGACCGGATGGCGCCGTGCAGGCAGGTTGGGAGCAGGGACCGGCGGCCACAGCGCTTCAGCAGTTCCACTGCTCTGGGCCCCTCTTCGTGTCATAGGTCTCCTTCACGCACGCAAGGATGAATTGCGAGCGCTGATCATGGGTGTTTGATTCGCGGGGCGCACTACGCACTCCGGCCTCCCAGCCGTGTGTTCAGCACTTTGTGCCCCTTATGGCCTCCCTGTGTGGTTGGCCTTCCATTTGATTCTGCCTCAACTGCAAAATGTCTGCTGTAATGAAAATTGCTCTGAAGTAGAAAATCTGAGTGAGTCGTCATCAGATTGCAAGGCGCGGGGTCTGGTCAGACTGAAAGCAGTACGAGAGGTGCATGGGACCTCACGAGCTTTCCCAGTGAGTGACATAGCCAACGTCGGGCCCCACCACATGGGACCCAGCGTGCCCGTTTTGAATTACATCTAATACCTGTTCGATGTAATTCAGCGGGCGGGGCGTGATGCCCAGGGCCCAGGCGGAAGGCCCAGCTCTCCCCCTCCCCGTGCTCACCTTCCTTTACACCAGTGAAATCACGAGGTATGCCGGAGCAGTACATTTCTGACCTGAACCGCAGTCCAACGCTTTCCCTGACAGGTGCGTTTCCCTTCGGAATTGAGCACCTCAGCGATGGCGCGCAACGTCTCTCCATTGCGCCGCATCAGCGCGATGTACCCCGCCACCGGCGCGTATGCGTCGACCGCGCCCTGGAACCGCCGCTGTGCTCCCCGCCGCCTGGCCTCCACCGTCAGGTTTTCTGGCCGGCCGAGCACCTTGCCACGGGCTTTGGCCGCCCGGAGAGCGTCCTTGGTGCGGCGGCTGATCATTTTGGCTTCCTGTTCCGCAACGGCTGCCAGGATGTGAATCGTCAGATCATCTACGTCGGGCATGTCCACCGCCACGAAGGGCACGCGGGACTCCATCAATCCGGATACGAAATGCACGTTTCTCGCGAGCCTGTCGAGCTTGGCAATGAGCAGGACAGCGCCTCCCTGGTGTGTGCGCTCGAGCGCTTTTTGGAGTTGGGGGCGCGTGCGTTTATTGGTGCCCGTTTCAATTTCGCGGTACTCGTCAATGATCGTGAGGTCGTAGCTCCGAACGAAGGCGTTCACAGCCGTGTGTTGCGCGTCGAGGCCGAGGCCGCTTCTCCCCTGTTTCAGGTCACTCACGCGGATGTAAGTCACAACGGGGGTGCCGGGGGTGAGGCGTCGGGTAGCCATATGAGCATTGTAAAGGTCCTTTAACGTCCGATCATGGACCTTTACAAGATGGTCAGGGCTCTCATCTCGCTCACCTTCGGCTGCCACAACCTGCACCCAGGCCCTCTTTCAAGGCTGTCGCTTAATTGGTGGTAAGCAACACCTCCTCATCACAGGAATACAAGCCCCATCAGCTGGAGGACTGAGCAGGGCCGTGGCGCCGGACGCGCGTCGCCGCTGCCTGCACGGGATCCCAGACGCTGTTGAACGGCGGCGCATACGCCAGGTCCAGTTCCTCCAGTTGCGTCACCGTCAGGCTTGCGTACAGGGCGGTCGCCAGCACATCCACGCGCTTGTCCGCCCCGCGTTTTCCCACGGCCTGCCCGCCCAGGAGACGCCCAGTCCGCATCTCCACCACCAGCTTCACCGTCAGGCCCTCCGCGTCCGGCATGTACCCCGCTTGATCCGTGGACTCGAGCAGCACGGTTTCAACTTCGAACCCAGCAGCCTTGGCCTCCCACTCGTTCAGTCCGGTGCGCGCCACCCCCAGGCTGAACACCTGCGCGACAGCCGTCGCCACAATCCCGGCAAACTTCGCCTGCCCGCCCGCCGCGTTCCGGCCCACCACCCGGCCCTGCTTGTTCGCCGTAGTCCCCAGCGGAATCCACACCGGCTTTCTCAACACCCGGTGGAAGTGCTCCGCGCAATCCCCCGCCGCGAACACCCCGCGCACGCTCGTCTCCATCTGTTCATCCACCGCGATGGCGCCGGTCGGTCCGAATGGAATCCCTGCCGCAGTGCTGAGGTCCACGTTCGGCCGCACCCCCGTAGCGAGAATCACCAGGTCCGCGTCCAGGTTCCCCAGATTCGTCTGCACTTCCTGAACTCGGCCGTCCTGCCCGCCGCAGGCCTGAAGGATCCCTTCCCCCAGGCTGAGGTCCACGCCATGCCGTTCGAGTTCCGCGTGCAGCACCTGCGCGAGTTCCAGATCCACCGCGTGGAACACCTGATCCCCGCGCTGCACCAGCGCCACCTTCAGTCCGCGCCGCGTCAGGTTCTCTGCCATCTCCAGCCCGACGTACCCACCACCCACCACCACGGCACACCGGGGCTGCTGCTCTCTAAGGTACGCGTCGATGCGGATGGCATCCTCCAGCACATCCAGGTAGAAGATCCCCTCCAGATCGCGCCCGGGCAGGGGAAACTCCACCGGTGAAGCCCCCGTTGCGATCAGCAACCGGTCGTACGGCTCGTCGAACTCCCGACCGCCTTCCAGATCCCGCACGCGCACCGTCTGCCGCGGCGTGTCGATGCCCACCACCTCGTGCCGCACATGCACATGAATATCCCGACGGGCAAACCCCTCCACGCTGCGGGCCATCAGCTGCTCACGCCGCTCCACCACGCCGCCCAGCCAATACGGCATGCCGCACTGGCTGTACGACACGAAGTTGCCCTTGTCGAACGCGATGATCTCCAGGTGTGGGTTCACCCGCCGGGCTTCACTGGCGGCACTCATGCCTGCCGCGTCCGCGCCAATCACGATGAAACGCGGCCGGGTCATGTGCAGGCCTCCGGCCTCGGCTGTCCGCTGGTGTTCTCACGGGCCTTCCGGCTCTTCCTGCGTTCATGGTGCAGTTCGCTGGTCATATCTGCCTCCTGTATTCAAAAGGTATCCGGAACAAGCGAGCCCAGCCCAGAGAAGCGCAGCCACCAACACCGGCCAGTCCCCCCAGCGGACGAACGTCGTCAGTCCCGTCCGCAGGGCGAACGCGGCTCGCCCTGCCGCGCGTTCCCCGTCCGGAAGCTGGAAGGTAACGCGGCCGAGGGGATCAATCACGCCGCTGATGCCGGTGTTACTTGCTCGCAGCACATACCGGCCGGTTTCGATGGCCCGCAGGCGACCCATCTGGAAATGCTGCGCCTTCCCGACCGTGCCCTCGAACCACGCGTCGTTGGAGAGGTGCGCGAGGACCTGCGCGCCATTCGCGGTCAACGTCCGCGCGGCCTGCGCGAACACCGACTCGTACGAGATGTACGCCCCGACCCGCAGGTGACGGAGGGGCAGGGGCTGGTACGTGGTCCCCGGGGTCACGCCCGTCAGACCTGAGAGGCCCAGCGCGCCGAGCACCGGGGTGTACGCGAACGCCAGCGTCTGCCGCCACGGCAGGAACTCCCCGAACGGCACCGGGTGCACCTTGTCGTACCGGCCTGTCACGCCGCCGTCAAAGGCGTACGCGCTGTTCCAGTACCTCCCCACTCCCGAGGTGGGAGCGCCGGTGACCACAGGCTCAGGCAGGCTCGCCAGTGCGGCTCGCGTTCCAGGGTCAGCAGGTGACCGAGGTGACGCACTTTCTGGCCAGACAATCAGGTCGGCCGGCTCGCCTGCCAGCCCCTGCCGGGTCAGGGTGAGGTGCAGGTCCAGTTCTGTTCCCTGGCGCTGCACGGCCTTGTCGAGGGGGGGCACGGCCCCCTGCACCATCACGGCCGTGCGGTCCGGTGGGGGCAGCGCCGGGCGGGTCAGGCCGTAGACCGTCAGGCCACCCAGCACTCCCAGCATGCCCACGAGCGGCAGACGCTGCCCCCGGTAGCCTGCCACCAGCGCGGCGGCCGTGCCTGTCACCAGCAGGCTGAGCAGGTTCAGGCCACCCAGGTCCGCGGCCTGCACGACAGGCGTGGGCAGCCACGCGTACCCGACGGCCCCCCAGGGAAATGCGAGGGAACCCAGCGTCCGGGCCGCCTCGCCCAGCACCCACACGACCGGCAACGCGGCGAGTGTCCGCCCGGTGGACCGGTGGAAGGCGAGGAACGCGACCAGCGCCCAGCTCAGCGCGATCAACGGCACCACCAGCAGGGTCAGTGCGCCGCCCAGCGGACCGAACAGGCGGGTGAAGGACGTGAAGAGCCACGCGAGATGCACCGCGAAGAACACTGTTCCCGCCACGAACGCGAGCCACGCTGCTGTTCGTCTGGACTGGGCCCGGCTGAGTTCGTGGAACAGCAACGCGAGGGGCAGCGGCACCAGCCACGACCAGGCGAACGGTACGCTGGTGATGGCCAGCGCCAGGCCCGCCGCGCCCGCCCGGACAGCGGCGTTCACCTGGGTGGTGGCTCCGCCGGCGGCCGGCGCGTGGGAATGAGGCACATGCCGAGGCAGCAGACCACGCAGACCAGCCACAGGAGCCGCTTGCTGAGGTCTGTCTCTCGGTTCATTCCAACCCTTCTTCGTAATGTACGCCGCCCAGCGCGTTGTTCAGGCCTTCCGCGAGCGTCGGGTGGATGTGGATCATGTCCTGCAAGTCGGTGTACCGCGCGCCGAGCTGGACGGCAGTCACGAATTCATGCACCAGTTCCGCGCCGTCCGCCATCAGGACAGAGGCGCCCAGGATGCGGTCCGTGTCGGCGTCCGCGATGACTTTGATCAGGCCGCGGGTCTCGCCGATCGCGCGGGCCTTGGCGACCTTGTGCGCGTCGTACTTCCCGACCTTCAGTTTGAAGCCAGCCTGACGGGCCTCCCGTTCGGACAGGCCCACCCGTCCCAGCTGCGGCTCAGTGAATACGCCCCACGGCACGACCCGATCCTTGATGCTGAGGTCCGCGTTCTTGATGACGTTCTGGTAGAGGATGCGCGAGTCATCCCGGGCGGTATGGGTGAACATCGGTCCGCCCCGCACGTCCCCCATCGCCCAGACGCCCGGCGCGGTCGTCTCGAGGCGGTCGTTGATCTGAATAAAACCGCGGGCGTCTAGCTGCACGCCGGTGTGCTCCAGACCCAACCCGTCCGTGTTCGGCACGCGGCCCGCGGCGATCATCAGGTGGGTGCCGGCGAAAGCGCGGTCCTCGCCATCGACCGTGGCGGTGACCTGCACGTTCCCTTCGCTGCCTTCCACCCGTGTGACGCGGGCGTTCACGATCACGTCGATGCCCTCGGCTTCCAGGGCTTTTTTCAA
This portion of the Deinococcus malanensis genome encodes:
- a CDS encoding ABC transporter substrate-binding protein yields the protein MTTPRARFTATLPFALVVLLTSCFQADQSGAGDRLRVVMLQPPRAGLSPLSDDAFKLSRWSTAETLVQLDADGDPQPLLATAWTRLNATTWRFVLRPKVQFHDGTPLTADQVVHALTAATRAVPKPRILDGVTLKAEETGPHAVLVRTQLPDPLLPNRLSSPQLAILARKAYGPDGQVNPTGAGTGPFVLTDIQGTTSAHLDRFDRYWGEQARVAGIDADYVPDGTARAAALRTGTADVVEALPVSQVALLPPALVHEVPMPRTNTLYLNTTTGPLKDASLRAAIRDAVNRTSLVNTVYEGRADVAQGLLGPALPWAATLRTPVKSPTVRAVPQGEEITLATFSDRAELPEVAVLLAQQLTQAGFTVRQDVRQYAQIEADALAGWFDAFILSRATVLDSGDPVAYMTSDFSCAGSFNIAQLCDPAVEAALKRAAAALPGPDRRAAIMAAEAAILRTNAAVPLLHERVIQGEAARVDAAERDPRERRLLTGQTSLSADE
- a CDS encoding ABC transporter permease subunit — protein: MNSRSLLETGPTFLPTVSRVVTVLALLILVGLLPWLSGRDPALSILRARSGEQDATPEALNAIRIQLGLDLGPAEQLGRYVQGWLHGDPGTSWISGAPVLPGLLTALGTSLTLMTFALMVALVITLLVCLPTLQAGLNGRVRRSGGVGGVTMTALPEFLLASLLLVVFAVGLNWFPAYGWRGIEYAVLPTLALGVPAGGYLGRLFTDGLQAAFRERWVATWVVAGFSRAQIAAAVLRRAAPGLLPQLGLVMVGLTGGAVAVEQVFAIPGVGRATLNAAVAQDLPALQTGVLLLLLLAVTFGSVAQAGRLLLLGRALRLGSLPVPAREDAPIPRHAWLLPGTAAALLLLLVMVGLPRDPYTSAFDRLQFPMPGLPLGADGTGRDVLARVAHGAISTAGLAFLVVGLSLVMGVVLGLASRITIGLIEVANALPPVLVGLLVTALVGPSASGAVLAVAAVAWAPLAAHTAALTADVQAQPHVRLAPMLGVGPVRQLTHLVLPAVMGPVLRHALLRLPGIALSLAALGFLGLGSRPPAPEWGLVLAEGLPYLERAPWAVLTPVVALLLLSVLAVSLSSLSRGRAPGEVPSAD
- a CDS encoding recombinase family protein; translation: MATRRLTPGTPVVTYIRVSDLKQGRSGLGLDAQHTAVNAFVRSYDLTIIDEYREIETGTNKRTRPQLQKALERTHQGGAVLLIAKLDRLARNVHFVSGLMESRVPFVAVDMPDVDDLTIHILAAVAEQEAKMISRRTKDALRAAKARGKVLGRPENLTVEARRRGAQRRFQGAVDAYAPVAGYIALMRRNGETLRAIAEVLNSEGKRTCQGKRWTAVQVRNVLLRHTS
- a CDS encoding FAD-dependent oxidoreductase, translating into MTRPRFIVIGADAAGMSAASEARRVNPHLEIIAFDKGNFVSYSQCGMPYWLGGVVERREQLMARSVEGFARRDIHVHVRHEVVGIDTPRQTVRVRDLEGGREFDEPYDRLLIATGASPVEFPLPGRDLEGIFYLDVLEDAIRIDAYLREQQPRCAVVVGGGYVGLEMAENLTRRGLKVALVQRGDQVFHAVDLELAQVLHAELERHGVDLSLGEGILQACGGQDGRVQEVQTNLGNLDADLVILATGVRPNVDLSTAAGIPFGPTGAIAVDEQMETSVRGVFAAGDCAEHFHRVLRKPVWIPLGTTANKQGRVVGRNAAGGQAKFAGIVATAVAQVFSLGVARTGLNEWEAKAAGFEVETVLLESTDQAGYMPDAEGLTVKLVVEMRTGRLLGGQAVGKRGADKRVDVLATALYASLTVTQLEELDLAYAPPFNSVWDPVQAAATRVRRHGPAQSSS
- the lnt gene encoding apolipoprotein N-acyltransferase encodes the protein MPHSHAPAAGGATTQVNAAVRAGAAGLALAITSVPFAWSWLVPLPLALLFHELSRAQSRRTAAWLAFVAGTVFFAVHLAWLFTSFTRLFGPLGGALTLLVVPLIALSWALVAFLAFHRSTGRTLAALPVVWVLGEAARTLGSLAFPWGAVGYAWLPTPVVQAADLGGLNLLSLLVTGTAAALVAGYRGQRLPLVGMLGVLGGLTVYGLTRPALPPPDRTAVMVQGAVPPLDKAVQRQGTELDLHLTLTRQGLAGEPADLIVWPESASPRSPADPGTRAALASLPEPVVTGAPTSGVGRYWNSAYAFDGGVTGRYDKVHPVPFGEFLPWRQTLAFAYTPVLGALGLSGLTGVTPGTTYQPLPLRHLRVGAYISYESVFAQAARTLTANGAQVLAHLSNDAWFEGTVGKAQHFQMGRLRAIETGRYVLRASNTGISGVIDPLGRVTFQLPDGERAAGRAAFALRTGLTTFVRWGDWPVLVAALLWAGLACSGYLLNTGGRYDQRTAP